A stretch of the Nerophis ophidion isolate RoL-2023_Sa linkage group LG27, RoL_Noph_v1.0, whole genome shotgun sequence genome encodes the following:
- the LOC133544385 gene encoding rho GTPase-activating protein 20-like translates to MDNMSPQHQQDRLSRAAEKSDNRRRMKSQSVRRQSAPALVISKALARSKTLSRESLSVPVFQETCSLVQSFLKVPNRSFLLHGHTQLKTGMQTQDRHLFLFTDILVIAKAKSANQFKQKAQVCVSEMWTASCMEDVCEGSTCPDRSFVLGWPTCNSVATFSSVEQKDHWLALLKRRIKEEKEKEEPKTIPLRVYGKGLNTYAVTKTLPVSNSDSTAEVIRLALQQFSIIGNVKDYQLWILSKRDNTPYPLIGHEFPFSIHMSHARQVSSQTATSPEDRERVLLAEQLQVRKRCQFILKPRPPEEPLQKQVVADFSQKPLKRRRSLITWAFLRGSSPQLETSTGITAQGCLFGRPLSTVCVEGALPKPVMDMLIFLYHEGPWTRGIFRRPAGARAVRELRDSMDAGQFLLPLTRDHIFIIAGVFKDFLRNIPGSLLCCDLHGEWMDVLEEEEAQQERVQEIQRMMGRLPKGNALLLRHLLAVLQRIHGNAQENQMTSFNLAVCIAPSMLWPPGALCSPEAENEGTRKVCDLVKFMIDQCQQIIGEEPSSLFGAFLQTLTAEEETGLDKWTYPLTDSSYDSLENELDTSSGGSPSFCGRRLRSKPGSLDSVLTCSDYDQDTDADTQKSTWQLLRRSRGRRLHRPGRDTPTADTPDSLSPQSVHRQRRRSEPALAYAAKIRLGLSVSTDDLAGEDKGERPSKPEAGLLQRCRRSMEASSSSLSSNPNSPAPPQSFLLGRPQATRMCPPSTPCVPAATCGRDGQWGTLKGLHPNSWLRKDRRLSLNQQESLEKNSHTTDDY, encoded by the exons CGGATGAAGTCCCAAAGTGTTCGACGCCAGTCCGCCCCTGCTTTGGTCATCAGCAAGGCTCTGGCCAGGTCCAAGACGCTTTCCAG AGAGAGTCTCTCAGTTCCCGTGTTCCAAGAAACATGCTCTTTGGTCCAGTCCTTCCTGAAAGTGCCCAACAGGTCGTTTCTCCTGCACGGGCACACTCAGCTGAAGACCGGCATGCAGACTCAGGACAGACACCTCTTCCTCTTCACAGACATCCTGGTGATCGCCAAAGCCAA GTCAGCCAACCAGTTCAAACAGAAGGCGCAGGTGTGTGTGAGCGAGATGTGGACAGCGAGTTGCATGGAGGATGTGTGTGAGGGAAGCACCTGCCCCGACAGGAGCTTCGTCTTGGGCTGGCCCACCTGCAACTCTGTCGCCACGTTCAG CTCGGTGGAACAAAAAGACCACTGGCTGGCTCTCCTCAAAAG gcGCATTAAAGAGGAAAAAGAGAAGGAAGAACCTAAAACCATCCCTCTCAGGGTGTATGGGAAGGGACTCAACACTTACGCTGTG ACCAAGACTTTGCCAGTCAGTAACTCGGATTCCACCGCTGAAGTGATCCGACTGGCCCTGCAGCAGTTTAGCATCATT GGCAATGTGAAGGACTACCAACTGTGGATCCTCTCCAAGAGGGACAACACGCCTTATCCTCTCATTG GTCACGAGTTCCCCTTCAGCATCCACATGAGTCACGCCCGACAAGTGTCGTCACAGACTGCCACCTCGCCCGAAGACCGAGAGAGGGTGCTACTGGCGGAACAGCTGCAGGTGCGCAAGCGCTGCCAGTTCATCCTGAAACCCCGCCCTCCTGAGGAACCGCTTCAAAAGCAGGTGGTGGCAG ATTTCTCCCAGAAGCCACTGAAAAGGAGGCGATCCTTAATCACTTGGGCCTTCCTGCGAGGATCCTCCCCTCAGCTGGAGACGTCCACGGGGATCACGGCACAGGGCTGCTTGTTCGGTCGGCCCCTCAGCACCGTGTGCGTAGAGGGCGCTTTGCCAAAGCCTGTCATG GACATGCTGATCTTCCTGTATCACGAGGGCCCGTGGACGCGGGGCATCTTTCGACGGCCCGCAGGCGCTCGCGCTGTCAGGGAGCTGAGGGACTCAATGGATGCCGGACAGTTTCTTCTTCCCCTGACACGGGACCACATCTTCATCATCGCCGGAGTCTTCAAA GATTTCCTGCGCAACATCCCTGGCAGCCTGCTGTGCTGTGATCTGCATGGAGAGTGGATGGACGTGTTGGAGGAAGAAGAGGCGCAGCAAGAGCGAGTGCAGGAGATACAAAG AATGATGGGTAGGCTACCCAAAGGCAACGCTCTGCTTCTGCGCCACCTGCTGGCCGTGCTGCAGCGTATCCATGGTAATGCTCAAGAGAACCAGATGACCAGTTTTAACTTGGCGGTGTGCATCGCTCCCAGCATGCTTTGGCCCCCCGGAGCGCTGTGCAGCCCAGAGGCGGAGAATGAAGGAACCAGGAAG GTGTGTGACTTGGTGAAGTTCATGATAGACCAGTGCCAGCAGATCATAGGAGAGGAACCATCCTCACTCTTTGGAGCTTTTCTACAAACACTCACCGCTGAGGAGGAGACAGGACTTG ACAAGTGGACATATCCCCTGACCGACTCGTCCTACGACAGTCTGGAGAACGAGTTGGACACCAGCAGCGGCGGCTCACCCAGTTTTTGCGGCCGACGTCTGAGATCCAAACCGGGGAGTCTGGACTCGGTCCTAACATGCAGCGACTACGACCAGGACACGGACGCCGACACGCAGAAAAGCACCTGGCAGCTGCTGAGGAGAAGCCGAGGGCGGAGGCTGCACCGTCCCGGCCGGGACACGCCCACCGCCGACACCCCGGACTCCCTCTCCCCGCAAAGCGTGCACAGACAGCGGCGACGTTCAGAACCGGCGCTGGCGTACGCGGCCAAGATCCGGTTGGGCTTATCCGTGAGCACGGACGACCTCGCAGGAGAGGACAAAGGCGAGCGTCCCTCAAAGCCAGAGGCGGGGCTTCTGCAGCGGTGCAGGAGGTCAATGGAAGCCAGCTCCTCCAGCCTGTCCTCCAACCCCAACTCTCCTGCACCGCCACAGAGCTTCCTGTTAGGCAGACCACAAGCGACCAGAAtgtgtcctccctccaccccctgCGTCCCCGCGGCGACATGCGGCAGAGACGGGCAGTGGGGGACCTTGAAAGGTCTTCATCCAAACTCTTGGCTGAGGAAAGACCGCCGATTGTCTTTAAATCAGCAGGAAAGTTTGGAGAAGAACTCTCACACCACTGATGATTATTAG
- the LOC133544384 gene encoding adrenodoxin-like codes for MASVLTAFRRIAHVGLRDYVHRGAPRTPATGHRSFVTGTQPLRSDNKVTIHFVNRDGEKITVAASPGDSLLDVVINEDLDFDGYGACEGTLACSTCHLIFDEDVYKKLGPVTDEEMDMLDLAYGLTDTSRLGCQVCVSRSLEGMVARVPESVADIRQSKDGSS; via the exons ATGGCGTCGGTGCTGACGGCGTTTAGAAGAATAGCCCACGTGGGGTTACGGGACTACGTACACCGCGGGGCTCCGAGGACACCCGCGACAGGTCACCGGAGTTTCGTCACCGGAACGCAGCCGTTAAG GTCAGACAACAAGGTGACCATCCACTTCGTAAATCGCGACGGCGAGAAGATCACAGTTGCAGCTTCTCCCGGGGACTCTCTGCTCGACGTCGTCATCAACGAGGACCTCGACTTTGACGGCTATG GAGCGTGCGAGGGAACGCTGGCGTGTTCCACCTGCCATCTGATCTTTGACGAGGACGTCTACAAGAAGCTGGGCCCTGTCACAGATGAAGAGATGGACATGTTGGACTTGGCGTACGGCCTTACTGACAC ATCCCGCCTGGGTTGCCAGGTGTGCGTGAGCCGGTCCCTGGAGGGCATGGTGGCCCGCGTCCCGGAGAGCGTCGCCGACATCCGACAAAGTAAAGACGGCTCGTCTTAG